Proteins encoded together in one Thermomicrobiales bacterium window:
- a CDS encoding Ldh family oxidoreductase, protein MPSERSSAVSMSGAVAPYVETIARDGMIGIAMANAGAAVAPYGARTRVMGTNPIAWSVPGTDEDQPFALDIATAQIAEGKVRVARNKGVPVPPGVIVNKDGAPSLDPNDFYDGGALMAFGGHKGSGFSILAQLPLPWSGGDDPGPVENASRRQRSRRHRHRSRALSGVALTSSVTS, encoded by the coding sequence TTGCCATCGGAACGGTCGAGCGCTGTTTCCATGTCGGGCGCGGTCGCTCCCTATGTGGAAACCATTGCCCGAGACGGGATGATCGGTATCGCGATGGCGAACGCGGGAGCAGCGGTTGCGCCCTATGGAGCGCGCACCCGTGTGATGGGCACCAACCCGATCGCCTGGTCTGTTCCAGGAACTGACGAGGATCAGCCGTTCGCGCTCGACATTGCCACTGCCCAAATAGCCGAAGGCAAGGTGCGGGTGGCGCGCAACAAGGGTGTCCCTGTTCCTCCAGGTGTGATCGTCAACAAAGATGGCGCGCCTTCGCTCGATCCGAATGACTTCTACGACGGAGGCGCGCTGATGGCGTTCGGTGGTCACAAGGGCTCCGGATTCAGCATCCTGGCGCAGCTGCCTCTACCGTGGTCTGGCGGGGATGACCCAGGACCGGTTGAAAACGCATCGAGGAGGCAACGGTCCCGTCGTCATCGCCATCGATCCCGCGCGTTGTCCGGCGTTGCTTTGACTTCTTCCGTGACGTCGTGA